A portion of the Juglans microcarpa x Juglans regia isolate MS1-56 chromosome 1D, Jm3101_v1.0, whole genome shotgun sequence genome contains these proteins:
- the LOC121236630 gene encoding uncharacterized protein LOC121236630 isoform X1 codes for MEEIDDAAASKPADSNPNTELAHKPSSKVREEGELSSSSDGDDDNENPACSALQSAGTAAPPAGHIPVPPVIKVTQGIQAGSIDIHCRTSMQPKFQKSSDKNRVPLKSATTAWRPPLGPNNNNLVIRFSDDDSGSDSEEYRQDKALETKGNMTVMEGNRRLSVPSSAESTKLRQTARNVNKVLPKKTSLSRPFMSATTAIQGANSRGAGNSSVEQGSRWRNFNSVKKSLDQDHSGDKGVGLNNTKLQDLRQQIALRENELKHKSAQQNKESASVLDRDHNAINIKNDTARKHDATSANSIQLESKEPDKKRLKVGGSINAQLNSGDQREIPATKSTLVSEGTALESISLQNLNKADCSQREVSLRRAESSIVKLKRQDDKCVAVSPESMPSMANDGADINTGCNQSGRSSRQVNSCAVLNQTTPLANITSNALPKNLSSLELSQETGIGCHQPPGSLLYKATTQNNLIRGRDHHEVIPNDMTLEPSFNNVCQGSLNNASFWNYLGNSNVSEHSNITIQSLVEMEGSLDKDLEEAQEHRRRCEIEERNTLKAYRKAQRALVEANARCIDLYRRREHYSAHLRSYFMENSSLFSSSMQHEHAGVGLDYSNSMSENANLIPTPGHHMQPEFDGFMQPGCGSNTHFIGNAPINAVHRQLGGHNLGSEPCSELDASTSEPLPHRCNNAADGIRSPSNDANISADEDEETFPFDVESIQPSNECHIKEKKFVNGQNNSNNESNKKILIDSSQDTLLLEATLRSKLFAQLGTRNLSKNISSCDNTEHAVEQAAENDVGRERTHTGNGSLSGIEKHTKHGHGGTNRQERSIIEPSLDVRNQHQIENASNSHSTTDSQDCRLSVRQGHHLLNSVSSSPPSILRSAFCHLKVMSPIGLVELQTRDQQSQDNDIYNEESAHVNSNKIQRNTAIANAIKDLSGREFGSYTCNPTVNPFWPLCMYELRGKCNNDECPWQHVKDYSNGNMYQHDDPDCAGSQPGLILHQRACSGATKGPKFFDVTVSPTYLVGLDMLRADPLSYQSVLARVTSQWWEKCFSISLAISNMHRKPFPADGPFLHGSDGRIEIDGNWNRQSSYFQSRNSILNQLEQALANNDQSVEMALIILNQEVNNIEGVKKALDVLSRALETDPTSVTLWIFYLLIYYSNTKSVGKDDMFSYAVKHNEGSYELWLMYINSRTQVDGRLVAYDAAIKALCRHASASDKDRMRDSACILDLFLQMMDCLRMSGNVEKAIQRSYGLFPAMKISNEPFSLSHSDILACLKISDKCVLWVCRVYLVIYRKLPDAVVQRFECEKELEIEWPFVDLIDDEKRRAVELVEAAASSVDSYLYSESHKSESNLRSAQLFAVNLIRCLMALDCLESVRNLLDKYIKLYPSCLELVLISARTLKHDFGDLSYLGFEDALRNWPKEAPGIHCIWNQYVEYALQNASLDFAKELIIRWFHSIWEVQCHQSRLSEAVDGGKSCRSQGLASNASPETSNSNPNGIDLMFGYLNLSLKKLLLNNHIEAQLAIDWAMKAATPEWFKHCLREHAMFLLIAKLSLKEDSPIVGIKNILESYLDDARLFLISVPLSRKFIDDVKKPRVQQLVNNILNPVSFDFSLVNLLLEVWYGPSLLPKFGELKNLVDFVEAILEILPSNYPLAMSVCKLLSRNYNFTNVASAGILFWASSTLVGAIFHAIPIPPEYVWVEAADILGNIAGNEAISERFYEKAFSVYPFSVNLWKFYYNLSKTRGNASTVVEAAKEKGFLFD; via the exons atggagGAGATCGATGACGCCGCGGCGTCAAAACCCGCGGACTCGAACCCTAACACAGAGCTCGCTCATAAGCCCTCCTCCAAAGTCAGAGAAGAAGGCGAGCTATCTTCCTCCTCCGACGGCGACGACGACAAC GAAAATCCCGCTTGTTCTGCCCTTCAGTCCGCCGGTACTGCTGCGCCACCTGCAGGGCATATTCCCGTTCCTCCAGTGATCAAAGTTACCCAAGGCATTCAGGCGG GCTCCATTGATATCCATTGCCGAACTTCTATGCaaccaaaatttcaaaagaGCTCTGATAAAAACCGAGTGCCACTTAAATCTGCTACAACTGCTTGGCGTCCCCCTTTGGGGCCCAACAATAATAACCTTGTTATAAGATTTTCAGATGATGACAGTGGCAGTGACTCTGAAGAGTATAGACAGGATAAAGCCTTAGAAACTAAAGGCAACATGACGGTGATGGAGGGTAACCGAAGACTGTCTGTGCCATCCTCAGCAGAATCGACCAAGTTACGGCAGACTGCAAGAAATGTAAACAAAGTATTACCCAAAAAAACTTCTTTAAGCCGCCCATTTATGTCTGCGACAACCGCTATCCAGGGAGCCAATTCCAGGGGTGCTGGAAACTCATCAGTTGAACAAGGATCACGATGGAGAAATTTTAATTCcgtaaaaaaaagtttagaccAAGACCACAGCGGTGACAAGGGTGTGGGTTTGAACAATACTAAACTTCAGGACTTGCGGCAACAGATTGCTCTTCGAGAAAATGAATTGAAGCACAAGTCTGCCCAACAAAATAAGGAATCTGCTTCAGTTTTGGACAGGGATCACAAtgctattaatataaaaaatgacacagCTCGGAAACATGATGCAACTTCTGCCAATTCTATACAGTTGGAATCGAAAGAGCCAGACAAGAAACGCTTAAAAGTTGGTGGATCTATCAATGCCCAGCTAAATTCAGGAGACCAGCGAGAGATACCTGCTACAAAATCTACTCTTGTATCAGAAGGGACAGCATTGGAAAGCATTAGTCTGCAAAACTTGAATAAGGCTGATTGTAGCCAAAGAGAAGTTTCCTTGCGGAGAGCAGAGTCAAGTATTGTTAAATTGAAAAGGCAAGATGACAAATGTGTTGCTGTTTCACCTGAAAGTATGCCCAGCATGGCTAATGATG GTGCTGACATCAATACTGGTTGTAATCAGTCTGGCAGGAGTAGTAGGCAGGTGAATTCTTGTGCTGTTTTAAACCAGACTACACCTCTAGCAAATATAACTTCCAATGCTTTGCCAAAGAATTTG AGCAGTTTGGAATTGAGTCAAGAAACTGGGATTGGTTGCCATCAACCACCTGGTTCCCTCTTATACAAAGCAACAACTCAGAACAATTTGATAAGAGGTAGAGACCATCATGAAGTCATACCTAATGATATGACACTCGAGCCCTCATTCAACAACGTATGCCAG GGATCACTGAACAATGCTAGCTTTTGGAATTATTTGGGCAATTCAAATGTCTCTGAGCACAGCAACATAACAATACAATCTTTAGTTGAAATGGAGGGATCATTGGATAAGGATCTGGAGGAAGCACAAGAGCACCGACGCAGATGTGAAATTGAGGAAAGAAATACTCTTAAAGCATATCGTAAGGCTCAGAGGGCTTTGGTTGAGGCTAACGCTAGATGTATTGATCTTTATCGCAGAAGGGAACACTATTCAGCCCACTTACGATCTTATTTTATGGAGAACTCCAGTTTATTCTCATCCTCGATGCAGCATGAACATGCTGGGGTGGGGTTGGATTATTCAAATAGCATGTCTGAAAATGCGAATCTTATACCCACTCCCGGCCATCATATGCAGCCTGAATTTGATGGTTTTATGCAACCAGGATGTGGTTCAAATACCCATTTTATTGGCAATGCTCCCATCAATGCAGTACATCGACAATTGGGTGGACACAATCTGGGGTCTGAACCTTGCAGTGAACTAGATGCCAGTACATCAGAACCCTTGCCTCATAGGTGCAATAATGCTGCTGATGGAATTCGATCTCCTTCCAATGATGCAAATATTTCAGCAGATGAAGATGAGGAGACTTTTCCATTTGACGTTGAATCTATTCAACCCAGCAATGAATgtcatataaaagaaaaaaaatttgtaaatgggcaaaataactcaaataatgagtcaaacaaaaaaattttaattgatagCTCCCAGGATACTTTGCTTCTTGAAGCAACGCTAAGATCTAAACTATTTGCACAGTTAGGGACAAGAAATTTATCAAAGAATATCAGTTCATGTGATAACACAGAACATGCAGTGGAACAAGCGGCTGAAAACGATGTTGGAAGGGAAAGAACACATACTGGGAACGGTTCATTATCAGGGATAGAGAAACATACAAAACACGGTCACGGAG GCACTAATAGGCAAGAAAGAAGTATCATTGAGCCTTCTCTTGATGTTCGGAACCAGCATCAAATTGAAAATGCTTCAAACTCTCACTCCACTACTGATTCCCAGGACTGCAGATTATCTGTTAGGCAAGGTCACCACTTGCTGAATTCTGTGTCATCTTCACCTCCTTCAATTTTGAGGAGTGCATTTTGTCATCTGAAGGTTATGTCTCCAATCGGTTTAGTAGAATTGCAGACCAGAGATCAGCAAAGTCAGgataatgatatttacaatgAAGAGAGTGCTCATGTTAACTCTAACAAGATTCAGAGGAACACTGCAATAGCAAATGCAATTAAAGATTTAAGTGGAAGAGAATTTGGTTCTTATACCTGCAACCCCACAGTTAATCCATTTTGGCCCCTTTGCATGTATGAGCTTCGAGGAAAATGCAACAATGATGAATGTCCTTGGCAACATGTTAAGGACTACTCTAATGGAAATATGTATCAGCATGATGATCCTGATTGTGCCG GTTCTCAACCAGGATTAATCTTACATCAACGAGCATGTAGTGGTGCAACAAAAGGTCCCAAGTTTTTTGATGTTACAGTCTCTCCAACTTATCTAGTTGGATTAGATATGCTTAGAGCTGATCCGCTTTCATATCAGTCTGTTCTAGCACGAGTGACCAGTCAATGGTGGGAAAAGTGTTTCAGCATCTCCTTAGCAATATCAAATATGCATCGAAAACCTTTCCCTGCGGATGGTCCATTCTTGCATGGCAGTGATGGTCGTATAGAGATTGATGGCAATTGGAACAGGCAGTCATCATATTTCCAGAGTAGAAACAGCATATTG AATCAACTCGAACAAGCTTTGGCCAATAATGATCAATCCGTTGAGATGGCGCTTATTATTCTCAATCAGGAGGTTAATAATATAGAGGGTGTGAAAaag GCTCTCGATGTGCTGTCACGAGCTCTTGAGACTGATCCAACTTCTGTAACACTCTGGATTTTTTATCTACTTATTTACTATAGCAATACGAAATCAGTTGGGAAGGATGACATGTTCTCTTATGCG GTCAAACACAATGAAGGATCTTATGAACTCTGGCTTATGTACATCAACAGTCGTACACAAGTTGATGGCCGGTTGGTTGCATATGATGCAGCCATCAAAGCGCTTTGTCGCCATGCATCTGCTTCTGACAAGGACAGAATGCGTGATAGTGCATGCATCTTAGAcctgtttttgcagatgatggATTGTTTGCGCATGTCTGGGAATGTTGAGAAGGCCATCCAGAGAAGCTATGGGCTCTTCCCTGCTATGAAAATCTCTAATGAGCCCTTTTCTCTTTCACACTCAGACATTCTTGCATGCTTAAAAATTTCTGACAAATGTGTATTATGGGTTTGTCGTGTGTACTTAGTTATTTACAGGAAACTGCCTGATGCTGTGGTACAGAGGTTTGAATGTGAGAAAGAACTTGAAATAGAATGGCCTTTTGTTGATCTGATAGATGATGAGAAACGGAGGGCTGTTGAGCTTGTGGAAGCAGCAGCGAGTTCTGTTGATTCGTATCTCTATTCTGAATCCCATAAAAGTGAAAGTAATCTGAGATCAGCACAGCTTTTTGCTGTCAACCTTATTAGGTGCCTGATGGCACTTGATTGCTTAGAAAGCGTGAGAAACTTGTTGGACAAATATATTAAGTTGTACCCATCTTGCTTAGAACTCGTTTTAATATCGGCACGGACACTGAAACATGATTTTGGAGATTTGAGCTATTTAGGGTTTGAGGATGCTCTTAGAAACTGGCCAAAAGAAGCCCCTGGAATTCACTGTATCTGGAATCAATACGTTGAATATGCCCTCCAGAATGCAAGTTTGGATTTTGCGAAGGAACTTATTATCCGTTGGTTTCACTCAATCTGGGAAGTTCAATGTCATCAAAGCAGATTATCAGAGGCCGTGGATGGTGGTAAGTCTTGTCGCTCACAAGGATTGGCTTCAAATGCAAGTCCAGAAACATCGAATTCCAATCCTAATGGGATAGATCTAATGTTTGGTTATCTCAAtctttctcttaaaaaattattgctaaataaccacattgaaGCCCAGTTAGCCATTGACTGGGCAATGAAGGCTGCTACTCCAGAATGGTTTAAGCATTGCTTGAGAGAGCATGCCATGTTTTTGCTCATTGCCAAATTATCATTGAAGGAGGATTCTCCTATCGTTGGGATCAAGAACATATTGGAGAGTTATCTGGATGATGCCCGACTTTTCCTCATCTCTGTGCCATTATCAAGAAAATTCATTGATGATGTCAAGAAACCAAGAGTTCAACAGCTagttaataacatattaaatCCTGTTTCATTTGATTTCTCTCTGGTTAACTTGCTGCTTGAAGTTTGGTATGGCCCATCTCTTTTACCCAAGTTTGGTGAGTTGAAGAATTTGGTGGATTTTGTCGAAGCCATCTTGGAGATATTACCATCTAACTACCCGTTAGCCATGTCTGTCTGCAAGTTGTTAAGCAGAAACTACAACTTTACCAATGTTGCTTCTGCTGGGATTTTGTTTTGGGCGAGCTCGACATTGGTCGGTGCAATCTTTCATGCTATTCCAATACCACCAGAGTATGTATGGGTAGAAGCTGCCGATATTTTGGGCAATATTGCAGGTAATGAGGCCATCTCTGAAAGGTTTTACGAGAAAGCTTTTTCAGTATATCCGTTCTCTGTCAATTTGTGGAAATTCTATTATAACCTATCTAAGACCAGAGGAAATGCTAGCACTGTGGTGGAAGCAGCAAAAGAAAAGGGCTTTCTATTTGATTAA
- the LOC121236630 gene encoding uncharacterized protein LOC121236630 isoform X3, with product MEEIDDAAASKPADSNPNTELAHKPSSKVREEGELSSSSDGDDDNENPACSALQSAGTAAPPAGHIPVPPVIKVTQGIQAGSIDIHCRTSMQPKFQKSSDKNRVPLKSATTAWRPPLGPNNNNLVIRFSDDDSGSDSEEYRQDKALETKGNMTVMEGNRRLSVPSSAESTKLRQTARNVNKVLPKKTSLSRPFMSATTAIQGANSRGAGNSSVEQGSRWRNFNSVKKSLDQDHSGDKGVGLNNTKLQDLRQQIALRENELKHKSAQQNKESASVLDRDHNAINIKNDTARKHDATSANSIQLESKEPDKKRLKVGGSINAQLNSGDQREIPATKSTLVSEGTALESISLQNLNKADCSQREVSLRRAESSIVKLKRQDDKCVAVSPESADINTGCNQSGRSSRQVNSCAVLNQTTPLANITSNALPKNLSSLELSQETGIGCHQPPGSLLYKATTQNNLIRGRDHHEVIPNDMTLEPSFNNVCQGSLNNASFWNYLGNSNVSEHSNITIQSLVEMEGSLDKDLEEAQEHRRRCEIEERNTLKAYRKAQRALVEANARCIDLYRRREHYSAHLRSYFMENSSLFSSSMQHEHAGVGLDYSNSMSENANLIPTPGHHMQPEFDGFMQPGCGSNTHFIGNAPINAVHRQLGGHNLGSEPCSELDASTSEPLPHRCNNAADGIRSPSNDANISADEDEETFPFDVESIQPSNECHIKEKKFVNGQNNSNNESNKKILIDSSQDTLLLEATLRSKLFAQLGTRNLSKNISSCDNTEHAVEQAAENDVGRERTHTGNGSLSGIEKHTKHGHGGTNRQERSIIEPSLDVRNQHQIENASNSHSTTDSQDCRLSVRQGHHLLNSVSSSPPSILRSAFCHLKVMSPIGLVELQTRDQQSQDNDIYNEESAHVNSNKIQRNTAIANAIKDLSGREFGSYTCNPTVNPFWPLCMYELRGKCNNDECPWQHVKDYSNGNMYQHDDPDCAGSQPGLILHQRACSGATKGPKFFDVTVSPTYLVGLDMLRADPLSYQSVLARVTSQWWEKCFSISLAISNMHRKPFPADGPFLHGSDGRIEIDGNWNRQSSYFQSRNSILNQLEQALANNDQSVEMALIILNQEVNNIEGVKKALDVLSRALETDPTSVTLWIFYLLIYYSNTKSVGKDDMFSYAVKHNEGSYELWLMYINSRTQVDGRLVAYDAAIKALCRHASASDKDRMRDSACILDLFLQMMDCLRMSGNVEKAIQRSYGLFPAMKISNEPFSLSHSDILACLKISDKCVLWVCRVYLVIYRKLPDAVVQRFECEKELEIEWPFVDLIDDEKRRAVELVEAAASSVDSYLYSESHKSESNLRSAQLFAVNLIRCLMALDCLESVRNLLDKYIKLYPSCLELVLISARTLKHDFGDLSYLGFEDALRNWPKEAPGIHCIWNQYVEYALQNASLDFAKELIIRWFHSIWEVQCHQSRLSEAVDGGKSCRSQGLASNASPETSNSNPNGIDLMFGYLNLSLKKLLLNNHIEAQLAIDWAMKAATPEWFKHCLREHAMFLLIAKLSLKEDSPIVGIKNILESYLDDARLFLISVPLSRKFIDDVKKPRVQQLVNNILNPVSFDFSLVNLLLEVWYGPSLLPKFGELKNLVDFVEAILEILPSNYPLAMSVCKLLSRNYNFTNVASAGILFWASSTLVGAIFHAIPIPPEYVWVEAADILGNIAGNEAISERFYEKAFSVYPFSVNLWKFYYNLSKTRGNASTVVEAAKEKGFLFD from the exons atggagGAGATCGATGACGCCGCGGCGTCAAAACCCGCGGACTCGAACCCTAACACAGAGCTCGCTCATAAGCCCTCCTCCAAAGTCAGAGAAGAAGGCGAGCTATCTTCCTCCTCCGACGGCGACGACGACAAC GAAAATCCCGCTTGTTCTGCCCTTCAGTCCGCCGGTACTGCTGCGCCACCTGCAGGGCATATTCCCGTTCCTCCAGTGATCAAAGTTACCCAAGGCATTCAGGCGG GCTCCATTGATATCCATTGCCGAACTTCTATGCaaccaaaatttcaaaagaGCTCTGATAAAAACCGAGTGCCACTTAAATCTGCTACAACTGCTTGGCGTCCCCCTTTGGGGCCCAACAATAATAACCTTGTTATAAGATTTTCAGATGATGACAGTGGCAGTGACTCTGAAGAGTATAGACAGGATAAAGCCTTAGAAACTAAAGGCAACATGACGGTGATGGAGGGTAACCGAAGACTGTCTGTGCCATCCTCAGCAGAATCGACCAAGTTACGGCAGACTGCAAGAAATGTAAACAAAGTATTACCCAAAAAAACTTCTTTAAGCCGCCCATTTATGTCTGCGACAACCGCTATCCAGGGAGCCAATTCCAGGGGTGCTGGAAACTCATCAGTTGAACAAGGATCACGATGGAGAAATTTTAATTCcgtaaaaaaaagtttagaccAAGACCACAGCGGTGACAAGGGTGTGGGTTTGAACAATACTAAACTTCAGGACTTGCGGCAACAGATTGCTCTTCGAGAAAATGAATTGAAGCACAAGTCTGCCCAACAAAATAAGGAATCTGCTTCAGTTTTGGACAGGGATCACAAtgctattaatataaaaaatgacacagCTCGGAAACATGATGCAACTTCTGCCAATTCTATACAGTTGGAATCGAAAGAGCCAGACAAGAAACGCTTAAAAGTTGGTGGATCTATCAATGCCCAGCTAAATTCAGGAGACCAGCGAGAGATACCTGCTACAAAATCTACTCTTGTATCAGAAGGGACAGCATTGGAAAGCATTAGTCTGCAAAACTTGAATAAGGCTGATTGTAGCCAAAGAGAAGTTTCCTTGCGGAGAGCAGAGTCAAGTATTGTTAAATTGAAAAGGCAAGATGACAAATGTGTTGCTGTTTCACCTGAAA GTGCTGACATCAATACTGGTTGTAATCAGTCTGGCAGGAGTAGTAGGCAGGTGAATTCTTGTGCTGTTTTAAACCAGACTACACCTCTAGCAAATATAACTTCCAATGCTTTGCCAAAGAATTTG AGCAGTTTGGAATTGAGTCAAGAAACTGGGATTGGTTGCCATCAACCACCTGGTTCCCTCTTATACAAAGCAACAACTCAGAACAATTTGATAAGAGGTAGAGACCATCATGAAGTCATACCTAATGATATGACACTCGAGCCCTCATTCAACAACGTATGCCAG GGATCACTGAACAATGCTAGCTTTTGGAATTATTTGGGCAATTCAAATGTCTCTGAGCACAGCAACATAACAATACAATCTTTAGTTGAAATGGAGGGATCATTGGATAAGGATCTGGAGGAAGCACAAGAGCACCGACGCAGATGTGAAATTGAGGAAAGAAATACTCTTAAAGCATATCGTAAGGCTCAGAGGGCTTTGGTTGAGGCTAACGCTAGATGTATTGATCTTTATCGCAGAAGGGAACACTATTCAGCCCACTTACGATCTTATTTTATGGAGAACTCCAGTTTATTCTCATCCTCGATGCAGCATGAACATGCTGGGGTGGGGTTGGATTATTCAAATAGCATGTCTGAAAATGCGAATCTTATACCCACTCCCGGCCATCATATGCAGCCTGAATTTGATGGTTTTATGCAACCAGGATGTGGTTCAAATACCCATTTTATTGGCAATGCTCCCATCAATGCAGTACATCGACAATTGGGTGGACACAATCTGGGGTCTGAACCTTGCAGTGAACTAGATGCCAGTACATCAGAACCCTTGCCTCATAGGTGCAATAATGCTGCTGATGGAATTCGATCTCCTTCCAATGATGCAAATATTTCAGCAGATGAAGATGAGGAGACTTTTCCATTTGACGTTGAATCTATTCAACCCAGCAATGAATgtcatataaaagaaaaaaaatttgtaaatgggcaaaataactcaaataatgagtcaaacaaaaaaattttaattgatagCTCCCAGGATACTTTGCTTCTTGAAGCAACGCTAAGATCTAAACTATTTGCACAGTTAGGGACAAGAAATTTATCAAAGAATATCAGTTCATGTGATAACACAGAACATGCAGTGGAACAAGCGGCTGAAAACGATGTTGGAAGGGAAAGAACACATACTGGGAACGGTTCATTATCAGGGATAGAGAAACATACAAAACACGGTCACGGAG GCACTAATAGGCAAGAAAGAAGTATCATTGAGCCTTCTCTTGATGTTCGGAACCAGCATCAAATTGAAAATGCTTCAAACTCTCACTCCACTACTGATTCCCAGGACTGCAGATTATCTGTTAGGCAAGGTCACCACTTGCTGAATTCTGTGTCATCTTCACCTCCTTCAATTTTGAGGAGTGCATTTTGTCATCTGAAGGTTATGTCTCCAATCGGTTTAGTAGAATTGCAGACCAGAGATCAGCAAAGTCAGgataatgatatttacaatgAAGAGAGTGCTCATGTTAACTCTAACAAGATTCAGAGGAACACTGCAATAGCAAATGCAATTAAAGATTTAAGTGGAAGAGAATTTGGTTCTTATACCTGCAACCCCACAGTTAATCCATTTTGGCCCCTTTGCATGTATGAGCTTCGAGGAAAATGCAACAATGATGAATGTCCTTGGCAACATGTTAAGGACTACTCTAATGGAAATATGTATCAGCATGATGATCCTGATTGTGCCG GTTCTCAACCAGGATTAATCTTACATCAACGAGCATGTAGTGGTGCAACAAAAGGTCCCAAGTTTTTTGATGTTACAGTCTCTCCAACTTATCTAGTTGGATTAGATATGCTTAGAGCTGATCCGCTTTCATATCAGTCTGTTCTAGCACGAGTGACCAGTCAATGGTGGGAAAAGTGTTTCAGCATCTCCTTAGCAATATCAAATATGCATCGAAAACCTTTCCCTGCGGATGGTCCATTCTTGCATGGCAGTGATGGTCGTATAGAGATTGATGGCAATTGGAACAGGCAGTCATCATATTTCCAGAGTAGAAACAGCATATTG AATCAACTCGAACAAGCTTTGGCCAATAATGATCAATCCGTTGAGATGGCGCTTATTATTCTCAATCAGGAGGTTAATAATATAGAGGGTGTGAAAaag GCTCTCGATGTGCTGTCACGAGCTCTTGAGACTGATCCAACTTCTGTAACACTCTGGATTTTTTATCTACTTATTTACTATAGCAATACGAAATCAGTTGGGAAGGATGACATGTTCTCTTATGCG GTCAAACACAATGAAGGATCTTATGAACTCTGGCTTATGTACATCAACAGTCGTACACAAGTTGATGGCCGGTTGGTTGCATATGATGCAGCCATCAAAGCGCTTTGTCGCCATGCATCTGCTTCTGACAAGGACAGAATGCGTGATAGTGCATGCATCTTAGAcctgtttttgcagatgatggATTGTTTGCGCATGTCTGGGAATGTTGAGAAGGCCATCCAGAGAAGCTATGGGCTCTTCCCTGCTATGAAAATCTCTAATGAGCCCTTTTCTCTTTCACACTCAGACATTCTTGCATGCTTAAAAATTTCTGACAAATGTGTATTATGGGTTTGTCGTGTGTACTTAGTTATTTACAGGAAACTGCCTGATGCTGTGGTACAGAGGTTTGAATGTGAGAAAGAACTTGAAATAGAATGGCCTTTTGTTGATCTGATAGATGATGAGAAACGGAGGGCTGTTGAGCTTGTGGAAGCAGCAGCGAGTTCTGTTGATTCGTATCTCTATTCTGAATCCCATAAAAGTGAAAGTAATCTGAGATCAGCACAGCTTTTTGCTGTCAACCTTATTAGGTGCCTGATGGCACTTGATTGCTTAGAAAGCGTGAGAAACTTGTTGGACAAATATATTAAGTTGTACCCATCTTGCTTAGAACTCGTTTTAATATCGGCACGGACACTGAAACATGATTTTGGAGATTTGAGCTATTTAGGGTTTGAGGATGCTCTTAGAAACTGGCCAAAAGAAGCCCCTGGAATTCACTGTATCTGGAATCAATACGTTGAATATGCCCTCCAGAATGCAAGTTTGGATTTTGCGAAGGAACTTATTATCCGTTGGTTTCACTCAATCTGGGAAGTTCAATGTCATCAAAGCAGATTATCAGAGGCCGTGGATGGTGGTAAGTCTTGTCGCTCACAAGGATTGGCTTCAAATGCAAGTCCAGAAACATCGAATTCCAATCCTAATGGGATAGATCTAATGTTTGGTTATCTCAAtctttctcttaaaaaattattgctaaataaccacattgaaGCCCAGTTAGCCATTGACTGGGCAATGAAGGCTGCTACTCCAGAATGGTTTAAGCATTGCTTGAGAGAGCATGCCATGTTTTTGCTCATTGCCAAATTATCATTGAAGGAGGATTCTCCTATCGTTGGGATCAAGAACATATTGGAGAGTTATCTGGATGATGCCCGACTTTTCCTCATCTCTGTGCCATTATCAAGAAAATTCATTGATGATGTCAAGAAACCAAGAGTTCAACAGCTagttaataacatattaaatCCTGTTTCATTTGATTTCTCTCTGGTTAACTTGCTGCTTGAAGTTTGGTATGGCCCATCTCTTTTACCCAAGTTTGGTGAGTTGAAGAATTTGGTGGATTTTGTCGAAGCCATCTTGGAGATATTACCATCTAACTACCCGTTAGCCATGTCTGTCTGCAAGTTGTTAAGCAGAAACTACAACTTTACCAATGTTGCTTCTGCTGGGATTTTGTTTTGGGCGAGCTCGACATTGGTCGGTGCAATCTTTCATGCTATTCCAATACCACCAGAGTATGTATGGGTAGAAGCTGCCGATATTTTGGGCAATATTGCAGGTAATGAGGCCATCTCTGAAAGGTTTTACGAGAAAGCTTTTTCAGTATATCCGTTCTCTGTCAATTTGTGGAAATTCTATTATAACCTATCTAAGACCAGAGGAAATGCTAGCACTGTGGTGGAAGCAGCAAAAGAAAAGGGCTTTCTATTTGATTAA